Proteins encoded together in one Patescibacteria group bacterium window:
- a CDS encoding collagen-like protein, with the protein MPNSLTIAQLDNNSVTVPIGRTVFTNIKKQNSKVVQAAQTGDELKAPTYQLIEAPGYDGEQAYRSNVDDVYFDKPLDRESRQIAECSFDNDKGLLTIVRKNGEVITASSFLRQIDFGVGPQGPRGDTGKDQEDGVDGREGVDGVTGCAGPNGAEGRPGPMGDFGIEGPVGQQGMFGPLGPTGPRGDRGPGGPPGFEGKRGLCGPSCPTTSQGPCGPEGMTMKPEVSLLEHPQPDELLWAAAEDCVCPIRPNEVYPEYVRKFVIFA; encoded by the coding sequence ATGCCAAATTCCTTAACGATTGCGCAGTTAGACAATAACTCTGTGACGGTCCCAATTGGCCGCACAGTATTTACCAACATAAAGAAACAGAATTCAAAAGTCGTGCAAGCTGCACAGACTGGTGACGAATTAAAAGCGCCTACCTACCAACTCATTGAGGCCCCCGGCTACGATGGGGAACAGGCGTATCGTTCTAACGTTGACGACGTTTATTTCGACAAACCTTTGGATCGTGAAAGCCGTCAAATTGCGGAATGCAGTTTCGACAATGACAAAGGGCTTCTCACAATCGTTCGAAAGAATGGCGAAGTAATTACTGCTTCTAGTTTTCTCCGGCAAATAGATTTTGGCGTTGGTCCACAAGGCCCACGCGGTGATACAGGAAAAGATCAAGAAGACGGTGTGGACGGTCGTGAAGGTGTGGACGGCGTAACAGGCTGTGCTGGGCCAAATGGTGCAGAAGGTCGTCCGGGGCCAATGGGTGATTTTGGTATTGAAGGCCCTGTAGGTCAGCAAGGAATGTTCGGACCATTAGGCCCTACAGGCCCGCGTGGTGATCGTGGTCCCGGTGGCCCTCCCGGCTTCGAAGGTAAGCGCGGTTTGTGTGGTCCTAGTTGCCCAACCACAAGCCAAGGCCCGTGCGGTCCTGAAGGCATGACAATGAAACCGGAAGTATCCCTGCTAGAACATCCACAACCGGATGAATTGCTTTGGGCTGCTGCTGAAGATTGTGTTTGCCCTATTCGTCCGAACGAAGTTTATCCTGAGTACGTCAGGAAATTTGTTATTTTTGCATAA